A single window of Modestobacter italicus DNA harbors:
- a CDS encoding carboxyl transferase domain-containing protein, whose translation MTDRLDARGLRDLVLDPGSWRSWDTPVPPREVDDDYARDLARAAERTQQDEAVVTGAGTLRGRPVAVVAGEFGFLAGSIGVATAERLMAAVERATAEGLPLLASPVSGGTRMQEGTVAFLQMVGITAAIARHKEAGLPYLVYLRGPTFGGVLASWGSLGHVTIAEPGAAIGFLGPRVYEALYGAPFPPGVQTSENLASRGLIDGVVPPDEIADVADKALRVLAARETWHREAAVEGPVAGDGTDADDPEDGRTAWEVVTASRRPDRPGVRQLLRTAATDVVTLNGTGAGESDPGLLLALARFGGAPCVLLGQDRRGQSLSAPLGPGALREARRGMRLAAELRLPLLTLIDTPGAALSVAAEEGGLAGEIARCLQDLVMLEAPTLAVLLGQGTGGGALALVPADRVLATANGWLGPLPPEGASAIVHRTVDRAGEMAASQGVRATDLWRAGIVDRVVPERPDAADEPVEFCMRLGRVLAEELAGLLGRDDVERRRSRARRWRHLGHAGR comes from the coding sequence GTGACCGACCGGCTGGACGCCCGCGGCCTGCGGGACCTGGTGCTCGACCCGGGGTCCTGGCGGTCGTGGGACACCCCCGTGCCCCCGCGCGAGGTGGACGACGACTACGCCCGCGACCTGGCCCGGGCCGCGGAGAGGACGCAGCAGGACGAGGCGGTGGTCACCGGCGCGGGCACGTTGCGCGGCCGGCCGGTCGCCGTCGTCGCCGGGGAGTTCGGCTTCCTCGCCGGCTCGATCGGGGTCGCCACCGCCGAGCGGCTGATGGCGGCGGTCGAGCGGGCCACCGCCGAGGGCCTGCCGCTGCTGGCCTCGCCGGTGTCCGGGGGCACCCGGATGCAGGAGGGCACCGTGGCGTTCCTGCAGATGGTCGGCATCACCGCCGCGATCGCCCGGCACAAGGAGGCGGGGCTGCCCTACCTCGTCTACCTGCGCGGCCCGACGTTCGGCGGGGTGCTGGCGTCGTGGGGGTCGCTGGGTCACGTGACGATCGCCGAGCCCGGCGCCGCCATCGGGTTCCTCGGCCCGCGGGTCTACGAGGCGCTGTACGGAGCGCCGTTCCCGCCCGGCGTGCAGACCTCGGAGAACCTCGCCTCGCGCGGGCTCATCGACGGCGTCGTTCCCCCGGACGAGATCGCCGACGTCGCCGACAAGGCGCTGCGGGTGCTGGCCGCCCGGGAGACCTGGCACCGCGAGGCGGCCGTGGAGGGCCCGGTCGCGGGCGACGGCACCGACGCCGACGACCCGGAGGACGGCCGCACCGCGTGGGAGGTCGTCACCGCCTCCCGGCGTCCGGACCGGCCCGGGGTGCGGCAGCTGCTGCGCACCGCGGCGACCGACGTCGTCACCCTCAACGGCACCGGCGCCGGCGAGTCCGACCCGGGTCTGCTGCTCGCCCTGGCCCGGTTCGGCGGGGCGCCGTGCGTGCTGCTCGGCCAGGACCGGCGCGGGCAGTCGCTGTCGGCGCCGCTGGGCCCCGGCGCGCTGCGCGAGGCCCGCCGGGGCATGCGGCTGGCCGCCGAGCTGCGGCTGCCGCTGCTCACCCTGATCGACACCCCCGGCGCCGCGCTGTCGGTGGCGGCCGAGGAGGGCGGGCTGGCCGGCGAGATCGCCCGCTGCCTGCAGGACCTGGTCATGCTCGAGGCGCCGACGCTGGCCGTGCTGCTGGGCCAGGGCACCGGCGGCGGCGCGCTGGCACTGGTGCCCGCCGACCGGGTGCTGGCGACGGCCAACGGGTGGCTGGGCCCACTGCCGCCGGAGGGCGCCTCGGCGATCGTGCACCGCACCGTCGACCGGGCCGGGGAGATGGCGGCCTCGCAGGGCGTGCGGGCCACCGACCTGTGGCGCGCCGGCATCGTCGACCGGGTCGTGCCCGAGCGGCCGGACGCGGCCGACGAGCCGGTCGAGTTCTGCATGCGGCTGGGCCGGGTGCTCGCCGAGGAGCTGGCCGGGCTGCTCGGCCGTGACGACGTCGAGCGCCGGCGCAGCCGGGCCCGCCGCTGGCGGCACCTGGGCCACGCCGGCCGCTGA
- a CDS encoding UTP--glucose-1-phosphate uridylyltransferase, whose amino-acid sequence MSSPSTPSQRTATKAVIPVAGMGTRFLPATKAVPKELLPVVDRPALQYIVEEAARAGLPEVLMVTGRNKGSIEDFFDRTPELETALEAKGDQSRLDAVHASTDVAQVHFVRQGEAKGLGHAVLQAAAFVGDEPFAVLLGDDIIDARDLLLEQMLAVQAEHGGAVVALLDVGAENISKYGAVAVEEAKVSGDAAGDEVFRITGMVEKPPADEAPSSLAIIGRYVLPPEVFAAIRETPPGRGGEIQLTDAMLKLVDDGVPVHGVVFSGRRYDTGDKLDYLKAVVQLAVEREDLGPAFAPWLRDFVADLPVEGASPA is encoded by the coding sequence ATGTCGAGCCCGTCCACCCCGAGCCAGCGCACGGCCACCAAGGCCGTCATCCCCGTTGCCGGGATGGGGACCCGCTTCCTCCCCGCCACCAAGGCGGTGCCCAAGGAGCTGCTGCCGGTCGTCGACCGGCCGGCGCTGCAGTACATCGTGGAGGAGGCGGCGCGCGCCGGCCTGCCCGAGGTGCTCATGGTCACCGGCCGCAACAAGGGCAGCATCGAGGACTTCTTCGACCGCACCCCGGAGCTCGAGACGGCGCTGGAGGCCAAGGGCGACCAGTCGCGGCTGGACGCGGTGCACGCCTCCACCGACGTCGCCCAGGTGCACTTCGTCCGCCAGGGCGAGGCCAAGGGGCTGGGCCACGCGGTGCTGCAGGCCGCCGCGTTCGTGGGCGACGAGCCGTTCGCGGTGCTCCTCGGCGACGACATCATCGACGCCCGCGACCTGCTGCTGGAGCAGATGCTCGCCGTCCAGGCCGAGCACGGCGGTGCGGTCGTGGCGCTGCTCGACGTGGGTGCGGAGAACATCTCCAAGTACGGCGCGGTCGCCGTCGAGGAGGCCAAGGTCTCCGGCGACGCCGCCGGTGACGAGGTCTTCCGGATCACCGGCATGGTCGAGAAGCCCCCGGCCGACGAAGCCCCCAGCTCGCTGGCGATCATCGGCCGCTACGTGCTCCCCCCGGAGGTCTTCGCCGCGATCCGGGAGACCCCGCCCGGCCGCGGCGGGGAGATCCAGCTGACCGACGCCATGCTCAAGCTGGTCGACGACGGCGTGCCCGTGCACGGCGTCGTCTTCTCCGGTCGCCGCTACGACACCGGCGACAAGCTCGACTACCTCAAGGCCGTCGTCCAGCTCGCCGTCGAGCGGGAGGACCTGGGCCCCGCGTTCGCCCCCTGGTTGCGTGACTTCGTCGCGGACCTGCCCGTCGAGGGCGCGTCGCCGGCCTGA
- a CDS encoding enoyl-CoA hydratase/isomerase family protein, producing MSGPVTTALDGDVWHVTLDDAARGNVVDQAMAEQLRAALEQRPGTARAVLLTAAGPRFCVGGDVRVFADAAEDMPEVVGRLAHTWHDTIRAVLYCDVPVVAGVHGAVAGAGLGLLGACDIVVCARGTKLRPAYGGLGLSPDGGTSWALTRALGAPRALELMLTDGTLSAADAHLFGLVARLVDDDELLDVATALASQVAAGPVRSMVRTRGLVRRAAVRTLEEQLVDEERLIRESAADPESREGVAAFLARRPPDFPGAG from the coding sequence ATGAGCGGACCGGTGACCACCGCGCTGGACGGCGACGTCTGGCACGTCACGCTGGACGACGCGGCGCGGGGCAACGTCGTGGACCAGGCCATGGCCGAGCAGCTTCGTGCGGCGCTCGAGCAGCGGCCCGGCACGGCGCGGGCGGTGCTGCTGACCGCGGCCGGGCCGAGGTTCTGCGTCGGCGGGGACGTCCGCGTCTTCGCCGACGCCGCCGAGGACATGCCGGAGGTGGTCGGCCGGCTGGCGCACACCTGGCACGACACGATCCGGGCCGTCCTCTACTGCGACGTCCCGGTGGTGGCCGGCGTGCACGGCGCGGTGGCCGGCGCCGGGCTGGGTCTGCTCGGCGCCTGCGACATCGTGGTCTGCGCCCGCGGCACCAAGCTCCGGCCGGCCTACGGCGGCCTCGGCCTCTCCCCCGACGGCGGGACGTCGTGGGCGCTGACCCGGGCGCTCGGGGCGCCGCGCGCGCTGGAGCTCATGCTCACCGACGGCACGCTCAGCGCGGCCGACGCGCACCTGTTCGGCCTGGTCGCCCGGCTGGTCGACGACGACGAGCTGCTCGACGTGGCCACCGCGCTGGCCTCCCAGGTGGCGGCCGGCCCGGTCCGGTCGATGGTGCGCACCCGCGGGCTGGTGCGCCGGGCCGCCGTCCGCACGCTGGAGGAGCAGCTCGTGGACGAGGAGCGGCTGATCCGGGAGTCCGCCGCGGACCCGGAGAGCCGGGAGGGCGTGGCCGCGTTCCTGGCCCGGCGCCCGCCGGACTTCCCCGGCGCGGGCTGA
- a CDS encoding PQQ-dependent sugar dehydrogenase, translated as MTGVEGDRATARPPGSVGALLVLLVLLATAAFAGLPPTPAAAAPLLPAGFAVRPLPSGQDELLTDFAFAPDGSWFTVGKNGRVAWVSADGRPRTLATLPVVTVQDLGLSGVAVAPDYETSRQVYTVRTLDVAGRWVMRLSAWTVTGSPEPTGLGAERVVWDLPADADVHAMTSVLAAPDGTLWVTVGDAADFRFVDARALRALDVDDGRGKVLHVLPDGRGVATNPYYDPAAPGSWRSRVYASGFRSPFRMTLDPASGAPVVGDVGWNTWEEVDLVRPGASYGWPCWEGPVRTPGYAELPGCQGVGNSAPLATYPHGPAGTSVTGGIVYTGANYPEAYRGAYFFGDYSSQRLYTMRYDAEGDLVRAPEDAGFGVGNGLPVAFGAAPNGDVVYADIGGSVLQRLVYVPGNRPPTAQITLTSDAATRTVAFDGTASGDLDGEVLTYRWDFGDGSTGTGAQVSHTYAAPSTAPVPVTLTVSDPQGATGTSTATVVPANGAPVLTLGSPPAGRLFAVGDTVEATATATDAEDGALPVTWSEVLVHCSGGYCHQHPGETVTGGTFSRPFVDHGDDTRVEITASARDSAGVRVQQTFEAAPRLRTLTVTASTPGAVTVNGVARASSRLTVGAQVSVIAPVVATDGVATFERWTDGSPRARELTMPDEDVALSADYLTPIDRRYATDPALRAVLGAPTAPEAGDETLRYLTTTGGRVYWSPAAGVHEVHGAVLTAYLAEGGHVRFGPPLTDERTAPDGVGRYNQFAALGAAVYWTPATGARAVYGDIGARWAALGWERGVHGYPRSSELGTPDGRGRYNDFADGGIYWLPGVGARSVVGAIYGAWARAGWEGGRLGFPVTDETGTPGGAGRFNHFERGSVYWTPATGAHVVEGDILRRWAALGWERSSLGFPTSDEYAVPGGRRSDFQGGSLTWDAATGQVTESLR; from the coding sequence ATGACCGGGGTGGAGGGCGACCGCGCGACCGCCAGGCCACCCGGGTCGGTCGGGGCCCTGCTGGTGCTGCTGGTCCTGCTGGCGACGGCCGCCTTCGCTGGCCTGCCGCCGACCCCGGCCGCCGCAGCCCCCCTGCTGCCGGCCGGGTTCGCCGTCCGCCCGCTGCCGAGCGGGCAGGACGAGCTGCTCACCGACTTCGCGTTCGCACCCGACGGCAGCTGGTTCACCGTCGGCAAGAACGGCCGGGTGGCCTGGGTGTCGGCCGATGGACGCCCACGCACCCTCGCCACGCTCCCGGTCGTCACGGTGCAGGACCTCGGTCTCTCCGGGGTCGCCGTCGCCCCGGACTACGAGACCAGCCGGCAGGTCTACACCGTGCGCACGCTCGACGTGGCCGGCCGGTGGGTCATGCGGCTGAGCGCCTGGACGGTCACCGGTTCCCCCGAGCCCACCGGGCTGGGTGCGGAGCGGGTCGTCTGGGACCTGCCGGCCGATGCCGACGTGCACGCCATGACCAGCGTCCTCGCGGCGCCCGACGGCACCTTGTGGGTCACGGTCGGCGATGCGGCGGACTTCCGGTTCGTCGACGCCCGCGCCCTGCGCGCCCTGGACGTGGACGACGGCCGCGGGAAGGTGCTGCACGTCCTCCCCGACGGCCGGGGCGTCGCCACCAACCCGTACTACGACCCGGCAGCACCCGGCTCCTGGCGCAGCCGGGTCTACGCCAGCGGTTTCCGCAGCCCGTTCCGGATGACCCTGGACCCGGCCAGCGGCGCACCGGTGGTCGGGGACGTCGGCTGGAACACGTGGGAGGAGGTCGACCTCGTCCGACCCGGCGCCTCCTACGGGTGGCCGTGCTGGGAGGGGCCTGTCCGGACGCCGGGGTACGCCGAGCTGCCCGGCTGCCAGGGGGTCGGCAACAGCGCTCCGCTCGCCACGTACCCGCACGGACCGGCCGGCACGAGCGTCACCGGCGGCATCGTCTACACCGGGGCCAACTACCCCGAGGCCTACCGCGGGGCCTACTTCTTCGGGGACTACTCCTCCCAGCGGCTCTACACGATGAGGTACGACGCCGAGGGCGACCTCGTCCGGGCACCGGAGGACGCCGGGTTCGGGGTGGGCAACGGCCTGCCGGTGGCGTTCGGGGCGGCCCCGAACGGCGACGTCGTGTACGCCGACATCGGCGGCAGCGTGCTGCAGCGGCTGGTCTACGTGCCCGGGAACCGGCCGCCCACGGCGCAGATCACGCTCACCAGCGACGCCGCCACCCGCACGGTGGCCTTCGACGGCACCGCCTCCGGTGACCTGGACGGCGAGGTGCTCACCTACCGCTGGGACTTCGGTGACGGCAGCACCGGCACCGGTGCCCAGGTGTCGCACACCTACGCCGCACCCAGCACGGCACCGGTCCCGGTGACGCTCACCGTCTCCGACCCCCAGGGCGCCACCGGCACGTCGACCGCGACCGTGGTGCCGGCCAACGGCGCACCCGTCCTCACGCTCGGGTCGCCACCGGCCGGTCGGCTGTTCGCGGTGGGGGACACGGTGGAGGCCACCGCCACCGCCACCGACGCGGAGGACGGTGCCCTGCCGGTGACCTGGAGCGAGGTGCTGGTCCACTGCAGCGGCGGCTACTGCCACCAGCACCCGGGCGAGACGGTCACCGGCGGCACGTTCAGCCGGCCCTTCGTCGACCACGGAGACGACACCCGGGTGGAGATCACCGCCAGCGCCCGGGACTCCGCCGGGGTGCGGGTCCAGCAGACCTTCGAGGCGGCACCGCGGCTGCGCACGCTCACGGTGACGGCCAGCACGCCGGGTGCGGTCACCGTCAACGGCGTCGCCCGGGCCAGCAGCCGGCTGACGGTCGGCGCGCAGGTGTCCGTGATCGCCCCGGTCGTGGCCACCGACGGGGTGGCGACCTTCGAGCGCTGGACCGACGGCAGCCCCCGTGCGCGGGAGCTCACCATGCCGGACGAGGACGTGGCCCTCAGCGCCGACTACCTGACCCCGATCGACCGCCGGTACGCGACGGACCCGGCGCTGCGGGCCGTCCTCGGCGCACCCACCGCCCCCGAGGCCGGCGACGAGACGCTCCGCTACCTCACCACGACCGGCGGTCGGGTGTACTGGTCGCCGGCGGCCGGCGTGCACGAGGTCCACGGTGCGGTCCTGACCGCTTACCTCGCCGAGGGCGGCCACGTCCGCTTCGGCCCACCGCTGACCGACGAGCGCACCGCCCCCGACGGCGTCGGCCGGTACAACCAGTTCGCCGCGCTCGGTGCCGCGGTCTACTGGACCCCGGCGACCGGTGCCCGTGCCGTGTACGGCGACATCGGCGCCCGGTGGGCGGCGCTGGGGTGGGAACGGGGCGTGCACGGCTACCCGCGGAGCTCGGAACTGGGCACGCCGGACGGGCGCGGTCGGTACAACGACTTCGCCGACGGCGGGATCTACTGGCTGCCGGGGGTGGGCGCGCGCAGCGTGGTCGGCGCGATCTACGGCGCCTGGGCCCGCGCGGGCTGGGAGGGCGGCCGGCTGGGCTTCCCGGTCACCGACGAGACGGGCACGCCGGGCGGGGCCGGGCGGTTCAACCACTTCGAGCGGGGCTCGGTCTACTGGACGCCGGCCACCGGTGCGCACGTCGTCGAGGGGGACATCCTGCGCCGCTGGGCCGCGCTGGGCTGGGAACGGTCCTCCCTCGGCTTCCCGACCAGCGACGAGTACGCCGTCCCCGGCGGGCGCCGGTCGGACTTCCAGGGTGGCTCGCTCACCTGGGACGCCGCGACGGGTCAGGTGACCGAGAGCCTCCGCTGA
- a CDS encoding GNAT family N-acetyltransferase: MHPGWPAQLGWGPVRLEPLRRADAGEWARVRTANEAWLTPWEPSSPVPWRDRHTPAAYRAMRRAAGRRARVGMSLPFALLVEGRLAGQVTVDNVVRGALRSGHLGYWVDSAVAGRGIASLAVALVCDHAFGPVGLHRLQADIRPENGPSRRLVERLGFRQEGLFRSYLDIDGAWRDHLAYALLAEDAPGGLLTRWRSQAPR; this comes from the coding sequence GTGCACCCCGGCTGGCCGGCCCAGCTGGGCTGGGGGCCGGTCCGGCTCGAGCCGCTGCGCCGCGCCGACGCCGGCGAGTGGGCCCGGGTGCGGACGGCGAACGAGGCGTGGCTGACGCCCTGGGAGCCGTCCTCGCCGGTGCCCTGGCGCGACCGGCACACCCCGGCCGCGTACCGGGCGATGCGGCGGGCCGCCGGGCGGCGGGCCCGGGTCGGGATGTCGCTGCCCTTCGCGCTGCTCGTCGAGGGCCGGCTGGCCGGGCAGGTCACGGTCGACAACGTCGTCCGGGGGGCGCTGCGGTCGGGGCACCTCGGCTACTGGGTGGACTCCGCGGTCGCCGGCCGGGGGATCGCCTCGCTGGCGGTGGCGCTGGTCTGCGACCACGCGTTCGGCCCGGTCGGGCTGCACCGGCTGCAGGCCGACATCCGGCCGGAGAACGGGCCGAGCCGCCGGCTGGTCGAGCGGCTGGGCTTCCGGCAGGAGGGCCTGTTCCGCAGCTACCTGGACATCGACGGCGCCTGGCGGGACCACCTCGCCTACGCCCTGCTGGCCGAGGACGCCCCCGGGGGCCTGCTCACCCGGTGGCGGTCGCAGGCGCCGCGCTGA
- a CDS encoding CaiB/BaiF CoA transferase family protein, whose amino-acid sequence MSGPLDGVLVVDLTRALAGPHAGMMLGDLGARVVKVETPGGGDDSRGWGPPFVDTPDGGRESTYFFSANRNKESIALDLKDAADKAVLTELVRRADVLLENFRPGTLAKLGFGTDVLAELNPRLVTLAISGFGHDGPEGGRAGYDQIAQGEAGLMSMTGSGPEDPQKVGVPISDLLAGMYGAYGVLAALLERERTGRGQVVRTSLLAAVVGVHAYQGTAHTVGGKVPRGQGNHHPSISPYGLFHCAGGSVQLSCGSEGLWRRLCTEFGLDADAPGFATNGERVARREEVIALLEGVFADIEAPELLARLAAAGVPAGKVRTLDEVYTWDQVESQGLKISVEHPTAGPLTLPGPPLRFFAAGADGEQETTRRDHTPPPVLGADGEAIRAWLSGAEPDGVPQPEGDDVEDGHAT is encoded by the coding sequence GTGAGTGGCCCCCTGGACGGCGTCCTCGTCGTCGACCTCACCCGCGCCCTGGCCGGCCCGCACGCCGGCATGATGCTCGGCGACCTCGGTGCCCGGGTGGTCAAGGTGGAGACCCCCGGCGGCGGGGACGACAGCCGCGGCTGGGGCCCGCCGTTCGTCGACACCCCGGACGGCGGGCGGGAGTCCACCTACTTCTTCTCCGCCAACCGCAACAAGGAGTCGATCGCCCTCGACCTCAAGGACGCCGCGGACAAGGCCGTGCTCACCGAGCTGGTGCGCCGCGCCGACGTGCTGCTGGAGAACTTCCGCCCCGGCACGCTGGCCAAGCTCGGCTTCGGCACCGACGTCCTCGCCGAGCTCAACCCGCGGCTGGTCACCCTGGCGATCAGCGGCTTCGGCCACGACGGCCCCGAGGGTGGCCGCGCCGGCTACGACCAGATCGCCCAGGGCGAGGCCGGGCTGATGTCGATGACCGGGTCCGGGCCCGAGGACCCGCAGAAGGTCGGCGTCCCGATCAGCGACCTGCTCGCCGGCATGTACGGCGCCTACGGCGTGCTGGCCGCGCTGCTCGAGCGGGAGCGGACCGGTCGCGGCCAGGTGGTGCGCACCTCGCTGCTGGCCGCCGTCGTCGGCGTGCACGCCTACCAGGGGACGGCCCACACGGTGGGCGGCAAGGTCCCCCGCGGGCAGGGCAACCACCACCCGTCGATCTCGCCCTACGGCCTGTTCCACTGCGCCGGCGGCAGCGTGCAGCTGTCCTGCGGCAGCGAGGGCCTGTGGCGCCGGCTGTGCACCGAGTTCGGGCTGGATGCCGACGCACCCGGCTTCGCCACCAACGGCGAGCGGGTCGCCCGGCGCGAGGAGGTCATCGCGCTGCTCGAGGGCGTGTTCGCCGACATCGAGGCCCCCGAGCTGCTGGCCCGGCTGGCGGCCGCCGGCGTCCCGGCCGGCAAGGTGCGCACCCTCGACGAGGTCTACACCTGGGACCAGGTCGAGTCGCAGGGCCTGAAGATCAGCGTCGAGCACCCCACCGCCGGGCCGCTGACCCTCCCCGGCCCGCCGCTGCGGTTCTTCGCCGCGGGTGCGGACGGCGAGCAGGAGACCACCCGCCGGGACCACACCCCGCCGCCGGTGCTCGGCGCCGACGGCGAGGCGATCCGGGCCTGGCTGTCGGGCGCTGAGCCGGACGGCGTGCCGCAGCCCGAGGGCGACGACGTCGAGGACGGGCACGCCACGTGA
- the glp gene encoding molybdotransferase-like divisome protein Glp encodes MNDDSTRGWFSGGGRDTSQLDLGQGQLVTPRREAQLATAERPVPVGHDTVQVDREMFASDRVPSPAVATGDRTPDPLADTGSVDVSGVRLRSVEQHLDEILGAVPQPAPIELAVLDAQGLLCAELVTSSRALPAFDQAGLDGYAVRSADTTTATVEVPTVLAVVGETTAGSAETTAIGPGLAQKVAVGAMLPAGADVVVPAAWTDQGLARVQVYAALAPGSYVRRIGDDVSPGDTAVQIGTPIGPAQISLLAAVGRERVAVRPRPRIAVLCAGDELVDVGATVGPGQQVDVNSYALAAAARDAGAEAYRGGILPNDRRRMVELIEGQSLRSDVVLIAGTFATGAPDVLQEALDELGGLSFTQVAMHPGPVHAFGTLGPTGVPVICVPGEPVAALVAFEVFVRPAIRLMLGKRQLFRRTVQAVSAQQLLSPLGYRQYLHGQVMRHPDGGYVVEPIGDGDQAMLARMARANCLIVVDEDVTEVSAGGLVTVMPMLLGG; translated from the coding sequence ATGAACGACGACAGCACACGCGGGTGGTTCTCCGGCGGTGGCCGGGACACCAGCCAGCTCGACCTCGGGCAGGGGCAGCTGGTCACGCCGCGGCGGGAGGCCCAGCTGGCCACCGCCGAGCGCCCGGTGCCCGTCGGCCACGACACCGTGCAGGTCGACCGGGAGATGTTCGCCTCCGACCGGGTCCCCTCCCCGGCCGTCGCCACCGGCGACCGCACCCCCGACCCGCTGGCCGACACCGGCTCGGTGGACGTCTCCGGGGTGCGGCTGCGCTCGGTCGAGCAGCACCTGGACGAGATCCTGGGCGCCGTGCCGCAGCCGGCCCCGATCGAGCTCGCCGTGCTGGACGCCCAGGGCCTGCTCTGCGCCGAGCTGGTCACCAGCTCCCGGGCGTTGCCTGCCTTCGACCAGGCCGGCCTGGACGGGTACGCCGTCCGCTCGGCCGACACCACCACCGCCACGGTCGAGGTGCCCACCGTGCTGGCCGTGGTGGGGGAGACCACCGCGGGTTCGGCCGAGACCACCGCGATCGGCCCCGGGCTGGCGCAGAAGGTGGCCGTCGGGGCGATGCTGCCGGCCGGCGCCGACGTCGTCGTCCCCGCCGCCTGGACCGACCAGGGCCTCGCCCGGGTGCAGGTCTACGCCGCGCTGGCACCCGGCAGCTACGTCCGCCGGATCGGCGACGACGTGAGCCCGGGTGACACCGCCGTGCAGATCGGCACCCCCATCGGCCCAGCGCAGATCAGCCTGCTGGCCGCCGTCGGCCGCGAGCGGGTGGCGGTGCGCCCGCGGCCGCGGATCGCCGTGCTGTGCGCCGGCGACGAGCTGGTCGACGTCGGCGCCACCGTCGGCCCCGGGCAGCAGGTCGACGTCAACAGCTACGCGCTGGCCGCCGCGGCCCGCGACGCCGGCGCCGAGGCCTACCGCGGCGGCATCCTGCCCAACGACCGGCGCCGGATGGTCGAGCTGATCGAGGGGCAGTCGCTGCGCAGCGACGTCGTCCTGATCGCCGGCACCTTCGCCACCGGCGCACCCGACGTGCTGCAGGAGGCCCTCGACGAGCTCGGCGGGCTGTCGTTCACCCAGGTCGCCATGCACCCGGGCCCGGTGCACGCCTTCGGCACGCTCGGCCCGACCGGCGTGCCGGTCATCTGCGTGCCCGGCGAGCCGGTCGCCGCGCTGGTCGCCTTCGAGGTGTTCGTCCGCCCGGCGATCCGGCTGATGCTGGGCAAGCGGCAGCTGTTCCGCCGTACCGTGCAGGCCGTGTCGGCCCAGCAGCTGCTCTCCCCGCTCGGGTACCGGCAGTACCTGCACGGCCAGGTCATGCGGCACCCCGACGGCGGCTACGTCGTGGAGCCGATCGGGGACGGCGACCAGGCGATGCTGGCCCGGATGGCCCGCGCCAACTGCCTGATCGTGGTGGACGAGGACGTCACCGAGGTGTCCGCCGGCGGGCTGGTGACGGTCATGCCGATGCTCCTCGGGGGCTGA
- the sepX gene encoding divisome protein SepX/GlpR codes for MGSGVLLAALVVLWFVVLVPMVVTRGDARTGTGVADSGRTLQRRRPVDPVVHAETERVTIDRAALVSSGELRVDVHAVRRRTLAGLVALAVLALVGALTYRSWLWAPQVLLDVAVVGYLMVIRAAAQRERRAAARRRARAVQRPARRAPEARPVPQRPAAQRPAPRPAPVVAAETGPVHPSVPLAPVHPLRPGRVVAARTPVSAGWQQSAVVGLDDEDIGFAEIDVYQPRVVNG; via the coding sequence ATGGGATCGGGCGTTCTGCTGGCCGCTCTCGTCGTGCTGTGGTTCGTGGTCCTGGTGCCGATGGTGGTCACCCGGGGCGACGCACGCACGGGGACCGGCGTGGCCGACTCGGGCCGCACCCTGCAACGGCGTCGTCCGGTGGACCCGGTGGTGCACGCCGAGACCGAGCGGGTGACGATCGACCGGGCCGCGCTGGTGAGCAGCGGCGAGCTGCGGGTCGACGTGCACGCGGTGCGCCGCCGCACGCTGGCCGGGCTGGTCGCGCTGGCCGTGCTGGCGCTGGTCGGCGCGCTGACCTACCGCTCCTGGCTGTGGGCGCCGCAGGTGCTCCTGGACGTCGCCGTGGTCGGCTACCTCATGGTGATCCGCGCCGCGGCCCAGCGTGAGCGGCGGGCCGCCGCCCGCCGCCGGGCCCGCGCCGTGCAGCGGCCGGCCCGTCGTGCCCCGGAGGCCCGGCCCGTGCCGCAGCGGCCGGCCGCGCAGCGTCCCGCCCCCCGGCCGGCTCCCGTGGTCGCCGCCGAGACCGGCCCGGTGCACCCGAGCGTGCCGCTGGCCCCGGTGCACCCGCTGCGCCCCGGCCGGGTGGTCGCCGCCCGTACGCCGGTGTCGGCCGGCTGGCAGCAGAGCGCCGTCGTCGGCCTGGACGACGAGGACATCGGCTTCGCCGAGATCGACGTCTACCAGCCCCGGGTGGTCAACGGCTGA